One Candidatus Hydrogenedentota bacterium genomic window carries:
- a CDS encoding anion permease yields MGAFLGFAPLGGGLFLGWALGANDAANVFGTAVAARIIPYWRAALLCACFVVLGATLQGAAGIATLRDIAPETVTTAVIVSVASAITVTVMTAMKLPVSSSQGVVGAILGIGLATNRTEFGPLAKVVLCWAGTPIGSLILAMFSYKVLAFLFRHVPMSMFTRDRVLWSGLLAAGVYGSYALGANNVTNTVGMFSGVLPGVSDRALAAFGGAAMALGAVTFSRRVMLHVGSGIMRLDAFTAFVAVSSMSLTVHAFAVIGAPVSTSQGIVGAILGIGLLRGAQSIHFDVLRHIVVGWIMTPVVALILAAAGFAIFT; encoded by the coding sequence ATGGGCGCCTTCCTGGGGTTTGCCCCGTTGGGCGGCGGTCTGTTTCTCGGCTGGGCGCTCGGCGCAAACGACGCGGCGAACGTCTTCGGTACCGCCGTCGCTGCGCGCATCATTCCCTATTGGCGCGCGGCGCTGCTGTGCGCATGCTTCGTGGTCCTTGGCGCAACCCTGCAAGGCGCGGCAGGCATCGCTACGCTCCGCGACATCGCGCCGGAAACCGTGACCACCGCCGTGATCGTCAGCGTCGCCTCGGCGATTACCGTGACCGTCATGACGGCCATGAAACTGCCGGTGAGTTCGTCGCAGGGTGTCGTCGGGGCAATCCTGGGCATCGGCCTCGCCACGAACCGGACGGAGTTCGGCCCCCTGGCGAAAGTGGTGCTGTGCTGGGCTGGCACGCCCATAGGCTCGCTGATACTGGCCATGTTCTCGTACAAGGTGCTGGCGTTCCTCTTCCGCCACGTGCCCATGAGCATGTTTACTCGCGACAGGGTGTTGTGGTCCGGCCTGCTGGCCGCCGGCGTCTACGGCTCCTACGCCCTCGGCGCCAATAACGTAACCAATACCGTCGGCATGTTCTCCGGCGTGCTGCCCGGCGTTTCGGACCGCGCGCTCGCCGCCTTCGGCGGCGCGGCGATGGCGCTCGGCGCCGTTACATTCAGCCGCCGCGTCATGCTCCACGTCGGCTCGGGCATCATGCGGCTCGACGCGTTCACGGCGTTCGTCGCCGTGTCGAGCATGTCGCTCACGGTCCACGCGTTCGCCGTTATTGGCGCGCCCGTAAGCACTTCTCAGGGAATAGTCGGCGCGATTCTAGGCATCGGCCTGCTGCGCGGCGCGCAGTCGATTCATTTCGATGTGCTTCGCCACATCGTCGTGGGATGGATCATGACGCCCGTCGTAGCGCTCATCCTCGCC
- a CDS encoding DUF47 family protein, whose protein sequence is MFYTRQRQIEALIGEYREQASACVQRAHDSLVRYCDSGDLARLARDVIDVHHAESRADDLRRDIETLMYAKALFPESRGDVLGLLETLDTVPNQAQAVVRAIVQQYIVVPQPLHAPMCELLSLCMRCVSVMMEAVGRLFTDFTNVADLLGKIDEMESRSDTLEGQLIQQVFASPGIKDLDKVLLRDLIHGISAICDMAENVADRIRIIVIKRVS, encoded by the coding sequence ATGTTCTACACCAGACAACGTCAGATTGAAGCGCTGATCGGCGAATACCGCGAGCAAGCATCGGCCTGCGTTCAGCGCGCCCATGACAGTCTCGTGCGCTATTGCGACAGCGGCGACCTTGCCCGCCTCGCACGCGACGTAATCGATGTGCATCACGCCGAGAGCCGAGCCGACGACCTGCGTCGCGACATCGAGACGCTCATGTACGCGAAGGCGCTATTCCCCGAGTCGCGCGGCGACGTACTTGGGCTCCTCGAGACGCTCGACACCGTGCCGAACCAGGCCCAGGCGGTAGTGCGCGCGATTGTGCAGCAGTACATCGTTGTGCCGCAGCCGTTGCATGCACCAATGTGCGAACTGTTGAGCCTCTGCATGCGGTGCGTGTCCGTCATGATGGAAGCCGTGGGCCGGCTATTCACCGATTTCACAAACGTGGCGGACCTGCTCGGAAAGATCGATGAGATGGAAAGCCGTTCAGATACGCTTGAAGGCCAGCTAATCCAGCAGGTCTTCGCGTCGCCCGGCATCAAGGACCTCGACAAGGTCCTCTTGCGCGACTTGATCCACGGCATCTCCGCCATTTGCGATATGGCGGAAAACGTGGCTGACCGCATCCGTATCATCGTCATCAAGAGGGTCTCCTGA